Proteins encoded by one window of Lates calcarifer isolate ASB-BC8 linkage group LG7_1, TLL_Latcal_v3, whole genome shotgun sequence:
- the snw1 gene encoding SNW domain-containing protein 1 isoform X2: protein MSLASFLPAPTQLSQDQLEAEERLRAQKSYSTALVSSHREPPPYGHRKGWVPRSLEDFGDGGAFPEIHVAQFPLEMGRKKKTSNALAVQVDAEGKIKYDAIARQGQGKDKVVFSKYTDLLPKEVLNEDSSELQRPDEEAVKELTEKTRAALEKQVSQKIAAAMPVRAADKQAPAQYIRYTPSQQGVAFNSGAKQRVIRMVEMQKDPMEPPRFKINKKIPRGPPSPPAPVMHSPSRKMTVKEQQEWKIPPCISNWKNAKGYTIPLDKRLAADGRGLQTVHINENFAKLAEALYIADRKAREAVEMRAQVEKKMAQKEKEKKEEKLRELAQMARDRRAGIKSGEDSEARERDEIRHDRRKERQHDRNISRAAPDKRSKLRDQERDISELIALGMPNPRSSSEAQYDQRLFNQSKGMDSGFAGGEDETYNVYDQPFRSGRDMASNIYRPSKNIDKDAYADDLDSLMHNSRFAPGKEFSGADHGQRREGPVQFEEDPFGLDKFLEEAKQHGGSKRPSTSSRSKDDYHDKKRRKE, encoded by the exons ATGTCTCTGGCGAG CTTTTTACCGGCGCCGACCCAGCTGTCTCAAGACCAgctggaggcagaggagaggctCCGGGCCCAGAAGTCCTACTCCACTGCCCTGGTTTCGTCCCACAGAGAGCCCCCTCCTTACGGACACAGAAAAGGCTGGGTGCCCCGTTCACTCGAG GACTTTGGAGATGGAGGAGCTTTCCCAGAGATCCATGTGGCCCAGTTTCCTCTGGAGATGggcaggaagaagaagacatCCAATGCTCTGGCAGTGCAGGTGGATGCAGAAGGGAAGATCAAATATGATGCCATCGCTAGACAAGGACAGGGCAAGGATAAG GTGGTCTTCAGTAAATACACAGACCTTCTTCCAAAGGAAGTTCTAAATGAAGATAGTTCAGAGCTACAGAGGCCTGATGAGGAGGCCGTCAAAGAG CTTACAGAGAAGACTCGTGCTGCCCTGGAAAAGCAGGTGTCTCAGAAGATTGCTGCTGCCATGCCTGTAAGAGCTGCAGACAAACAGGCTCCTGCACAGTATATCAG aTACACTCCATCCCAGCAGGGAGTAGCTTTTAACTCAGGGGCCAAACAGAGGGTGATCCGTATGGTGGAAATGCAGAAAGACCCCATGGAACCTCCACGTTTCAA GATCAACAAGAAGATTCCTCGTGGaccaccctctcctcctgcccCTGTCATGCATTCTCCAAGCAGAAAG ATGACTGTCaaggagcagcaggagtggaAGATTCCTCCATGCATCTCCAACTGGAAGAATGCTAAG GGCTACACCATTCCTCTTGATAAACGTCTGGCAGCTGATGGTAGAGGGCTGCAAACAGTTCACATCAATGAAAACTTTGCCAAGCTGGCTGAGGCACTCTACATCGCTGATAGAAAG GCCAGAGAGGCAGTGGAGATGAGAGCCCAGGTAGAGAAGAAGATGGCccagaaggagaaggagaagaaagaggagaaactgaGGGAGCTGGCCCAAATGGCTCGAGACCGGAGGGCAGGGATCAAAA GTGGCGAGGACAGCGAGGCCAGGGAGCGTGACGAGATCCGCCATgacagaaggaaagagagacagcacGACAGGAACATTTCCAGGGCTGCTCCCGATAAGAG GTCCAAGCTGAGAGACCAGGAGAGAGACATCAGCGAGCTCATTGCCCTGGGCATGCCCAACCCTCGTTCCTCCAGTGAGGCCCAGTACGACCAGAGACTCTTCAATCAGAGCAAG GGTATGGACAGTGGTTTTGCTGGCGGTGAGGACGAGACATACAACGTGTACGACCAGCCATTCCGCAGCGGCAGAGACATGGCTTCAAACATCTACAGGCCCAGCAAGAATATAGACAAGGACGCCTACGCAGATGATCTTGATTCACTCATGCACAACAG CCGGTTTGCTCCAGGCAAAGAGTTCTCCGGTGCTGACCATGGGCAGAGGCGGGAAGGACCAGTCCAGTTTGAGGAGGATCCCTTTGGTCTGGACAAGTTCTTGGAGGAGGCCAAGCAGCATGGCGGCTCCAAGAGACCATCCACCAGCAGCCGCTCAAAGGATGACTACCACGACAAGAAACGCAGGAAGGAGTGA
- the snw1 gene encoding SNW domain-containing protein 1 isoform X1 produces MSLASFLPAPTQLSQDQLEAEERLRAQKSYSTALVSSHREPPPYGHRKGWVPRSLEDFGDGGAFPEIHVAQFPLEMGRKKKTSNALAVQVDAEGKIKYDAIARQGQGKDKVVFSKYTDLLPKEVLNEDSSELQRPDEEAVKELTEKTRAALEKQVSQKIAAAMPVRAADKQAPAQYIRYTPSQQGVAFNSGAKQRVIRMVEMQKDPMEPPRFKINKKIPRGPPSPPAPVMHSPSRKMTVKEQQEWKIPPCISNWKNAKGYTIPLDKRLAADGRGLQTVHINENFAKLAEALYIADRKAREAVEMRAQVEKKMAQKEKEKKEEKLRELAQMARDRRAGIKTGGEDSEARERDEIRHDRRKERQHDRNISRAAPDKRSKLRDQERDISELIALGMPNPRSSSEAQYDQRLFNQSKGMDSGFAGGEDETYNVYDQPFRSGRDMASNIYRPSKNIDKDAYADDLDSLMHNSRFAPGKEFSGADHGQRREGPVQFEEDPFGLDKFLEEAKQHGGSKRPSTSSRSKDDYHDKKRRKE; encoded by the exons ATGTCTCTGGCGAG CTTTTTACCGGCGCCGACCCAGCTGTCTCAAGACCAgctggaggcagaggagaggctCCGGGCCCAGAAGTCCTACTCCACTGCCCTGGTTTCGTCCCACAGAGAGCCCCCTCCTTACGGACACAGAAAAGGCTGGGTGCCCCGTTCACTCGAG GACTTTGGAGATGGAGGAGCTTTCCCAGAGATCCATGTGGCCCAGTTTCCTCTGGAGATGggcaggaagaagaagacatCCAATGCTCTGGCAGTGCAGGTGGATGCAGAAGGGAAGATCAAATATGATGCCATCGCTAGACAAGGACAGGGCAAGGATAAG GTGGTCTTCAGTAAATACACAGACCTTCTTCCAAAGGAAGTTCTAAATGAAGATAGTTCAGAGCTACAGAGGCCTGATGAGGAGGCCGTCAAAGAG CTTACAGAGAAGACTCGTGCTGCCCTGGAAAAGCAGGTGTCTCAGAAGATTGCTGCTGCCATGCCTGTAAGAGCTGCAGACAAACAGGCTCCTGCACAGTATATCAG aTACACTCCATCCCAGCAGGGAGTAGCTTTTAACTCAGGGGCCAAACAGAGGGTGATCCGTATGGTGGAAATGCAGAAAGACCCCATGGAACCTCCACGTTTCAA GATCAACAAGAAGATTCCTCGTGGaccaccctctcctcctgcccCTGTCATGCATTCTCCAAGCAGAAAG ATGACTGTCaaggagcagcaggagtggaAGATTCCTCCATGCATCTCCAACTGGAAGAATGCTAAG GGCTACACCATTCCTCTTGATAAACGTCTGGCAGCTGATGGTAGAGGGCTGCAAACAGTTCACATCAATGAAAACTTTGCCAAGCTGGCTGAGGCACTCTACATCGCTGATAGAAAG GCCAGAGAGGCAGTGGAGATGAGAGCCCAGGTAGAGAAGAAGATGGCccagaaggagaaggagaagaaagaggagaaactgaGGGAGCTGGCCCAAATGGCTCGAGACCGGAGGGCAGGGATCAAAA CAGGTGGCGAGGACAGCGAGGCCAGGGAGCGTGACGAGATCCGCCATgacagaaggaaagagagacagcacGACAGGAACATTTCCAGGGCTGCTCCCGATAAGAG GTCCAAGCTGAGAGACCAGGAGAGAGACATCAGCGAGCTCATTGCCCTGGGCATGCCCAACCCTCGTTCCTCCAGTGAGGCCCAGTACGACCAGAGACTCTTCAATCAGAGCAAG GGTATGGACAGTGGTTTTGCTGGCGGTGAGGACGAGACATACAACGTGTACGACCAGCCATTCCGCAGCGGCAGAGACATGGCTTCAAACATCTACAGGCCCAGCAAGAATATAGACAAGGACGCCTACGCAGATGATCTTGATTCACTCATGCACAACAG CCGGTTTGCTCCAGGCAAAGAGTTCTCCGGTGCTGACCATGGGCAGAGGCGGGAAGGACCAGTCCAGTTTGAGGAGGATCCCTTTGGTCTGGACAAGTTCTTGGAGGAGGCCAAGCAGCATGGCGGCTCCAAGAGACCATCCACCAGCAGCCGCTCAAAGGATGACTACCACGACAAGAAACGCAGGAAGGAGTGA